A section of the Pseudanabaena mucicola str. Chao 1806 genome encodes:
- the rfbH gene encoding lipopolysaccharide biosynthesis protein RfbH, giving the protein MTISNSHSPLISNSDEQEQALRSQVFASVINYYQYKFSTKEFIAGETYIPVSGKVFDEAEILNLVDASLDFWLTTGRYAAEFEKRFAAWIGVKHCLLVNSGSSANLLAITALTSPKLGEQRLKTGDEVITVAAGFPTTVNPIFQNQLVPVFVDIQFPNYEIDISQLEAALSSKTRAIMLAHTLGNPFDIDAVIAFAQKHDLWLVEDNCDAVGSLYNGKRTGTFGHLSTVSFYPAHHMTMGEGGAVLTNDTKLKKIVESFRDWGRDCWCATGVDNTCNKRFEWQLGDLPFGYDHKYTYSHLGFNLKMTDMQAAIGLAQLDKLPSFITKRRENFDFLKQKLEDLQDFLILPEATFNSKPSWFGFLISVKDNAPFTRNDLVQYLEKKKIGTRLLFGGNLTKQPAYQDLSYRVVGNLCNSDRVMQNSFWLGLFPSLTVEMLNYISSVVHDFIENLGNE; this is encoded by the coding sequence ATGACAATCTCAAATTCACATTCTCCACTTATTAGTAACTCTGATGAACAAGAACAAGCTTTGCGATCGCAAGTTTTTGCATCGGTTATAAATTATTATCAATACAAATTTTCTACAAAAGAATTTATCGCTGGTGAAACCTATATTCCTGTCTCAGGGAAAGTATTTGATGAAGCAGAAATACTCAATTTAGTTGATGCATCCCTTGATTTTTGGTTAACTACTGGGCGCTATGCCGCCGAATTTGAAAAGCGTTTTGCTGCATGGATTGGGGTGAAACATTGTCTATTAGTAAATTCTGGATCTTCGGCAAATCTATTAGCAATTACAGCGCTAACTTCTCCAAAGTTGGGTGAACAGAGATTAAAGACAGGTGATGAAGTGATTACAGTCGCTGCAGGTTTTCCAACAACCGTTAATCCTATTTTTCAAAATCAATTAGTCCCTGTATTTGTAGATATTCAGTTTCCTAACTATGAAATCGACATATCACAATTAGAAGCGGCTCTTTCATCCAAAACCCGTGCAATTATGCTCGCCCATACTTTGGGTAATCCCTTTGATATTGATGCAGTAATTGCCTTTGCCCAAAAACACGATCTCTGGTTAGTTGAAGACAATTGTGATGCGGTAGGCTCTCTCTATAATGGAAAGAGAACTGGAACTTTTGGACATTTATCGACAGTAAGTTTTTATCCAGCCCATCACATGACTATGGGGGAAGGCGGCGCAGTTTTGACCAATGACACAAAACTCAAAAAAATTGTTGAATCTTTTCGCGACTGGGGGAGAGATTGCTGGTGTGCGACTGGAGTTGATAATACTTGTAACAAGCGTTTTGAGTGGCAATTGGGAGATTTACCCTTTGGCTATGATCATAAATATACCTATTCTCATCTTGGGTTTAATCTCAAAATGACCGATATGCAGGCGGCTATTGGTTTAGCTCAATTAGATAAGTTACCTAGTTTTATTACTAAGCGCCGAGAAAATTTTGATTTTCTGAAGCAAAAACTAGAGGATTTGCAAGACTTTTTGATATTACCTGAAGCAACATTCAATTCTAAGCCTAGTTGGTTTGGTTTTTTAATTTCAGTTAAAGATAATGCTCCATTTACACGCAATGATTTAGTTCAATATTTAGAGAAAAAGAAAATAGGAACGCGACTATTATTTGGGGGAAATTTAACTAAACAACCTGCATATCAAGATTTATCCTACAGAGTTGTTGGAAATTTGTGTAATAGCGATCGCGTCATGCAAAATTCCTTTTGGTTAGGATTATTTCCCAGTTTAACTGTGGAAATGCTTAACTATATATCCTCAGTTGTTCATGATTTTATTGAGAATTTAGGCAATGAATAG
- a CDS encoding transketolase, translated as MFDARFDAKKLRQTILNMAYAGSTVHIGCAFSIVEILAVLYRSHLNFANNNPEDALRDYLILSKGHGVMAQYACMHELGWLTDRDIQNYFHDGTGLKGLSDCHARGLEVSSGSLGHGLSVGVGLALAAKRHQTDQRCFAITGDGEINEGSIWEALLFAAHFELSNLLVIVDNNGYQAMGTTNEVMRLGNIADKFRAFGFETREVDGHDELAIDRTVHELMVLNSPRPRAIVAHTVKGKGISFMENDNRWHYTRLTDETYKSAIAELQASE; from the coding sequence ATGTTTGATGCTAGGTTTGATGCGAAAAAGCTAAGGCAAACTATACTCAACATGGCTTATGCTGGCTCGACGGTACATATTGGTTGTGCTTTTTCTATAGTTGAAATTCTAGCTGTGCTTTATCGATCGCATCTCAATTTTGCTAACAATAATCCTGAAGATGCATTGCGAGATTATTTGATTTTGAGCAAGGGGCATGGCGTAATGGCGCAATATGCTTGTATGCATGAGCTAGGTTGGCTAACTGATCGCGATATTCAAAATTATTTTCATGATGGTACGGGATTGAAAGGCTTATCAGACTGCCATGCAAGGGGATTGGAAGTTAGTTCTGGCTCGCTCGGACATGGTTTATCCGTAGGTGTGGGTTTAGCTCTAGCTGCCAAGCGCCATCAAACTGATCAACGTTGCTTCGCGATCACGGGTGATGGCGAAATTAACGAAGGGTCTATCTGGGAAGCTTTACTCTTCGCAGCTCATTTTGAATTATCCAATTTACTGGTGATTGTCGATAACAATGGCTATCAAGCTATGGGAACAACTAATGAAGTGATGCGCCTTGGTAATATTGCTGATAAGTTTCGCGCCTTTGGGTTTGAAACTAGAGAAGTTGATGGTCATGATGAACTAGCCATAGATCGTACAGTTCATGAACTAATGGTGCTAAATTCCCCAAGACCTAGGGCGATCGTTGCTCATACAGTCAAGGGTAAGGGCATATCATTCATGGAAAATGATAATCGATGGCACTATACTCGCCTCACTGATGAAACTTACAAATCGGCG
- a CDS encoding NAD-dependent epimerase/dehydratase family protein gives MNRNIINNEKKNEKKNEKNIIQEDLIRIISTDLPWENLKNSTVLISGANGFLPAYIVESLLYLNSIKNLNIQVIGLVRNRNKALNRFSKYQDRIDFKILVQDVCNPIDYIETIDYIIHAASQASPKYYTKDPVGTLNANLLGTHNLLTLAHEHQLKGFLFFSSGEVYGQVDDSQIPTKEDQYGYLDPTNLRSCYAESKRMAETMCVSWFHQYGLPTKIVRPFHTYGFGMSLDDGRVYADFVADIINDRDIQINSDGTATRAFCYIADATIGFFTVLLKGENGQAYNIGNDQCEISVFDLANRLINLFPDKNLKVIKNMVANDREYLRSNVSRNCPDITKVGNLGWRPTTSIEDGFTRTICSFLNYV, from the coding sequence ATGAATAGAAATATTATAAATAATGAGAAAAAAAATGAGAAAAAAAATGAGAAAAATATTATTCAAGAAGATTTGATAAGAATTATTTCTACTGATTTGCCTTGGGAAAATCTTAAAAATTCAACGGTTTTAATATCAGGTGCAAATGGTTTTTTGCCAGCTTATATTGTGGAATCACTATTATATTTAAATAGTATCAAAAATCTAAATATCCAAGTTATTGGACTTGTGAGAAATAGAAATAAAGCCTTAAATAGATTTTCTAAATATCAAGATAGGATTGATTTTAAAATTTTAGTACAAGATGTATGTAATCCCATAGATTATATTGAGACGATTGATTATATTATTCATGCAGCGAGTCAGGCTAGTCCTAAATATTATACAAAAGATCCAGTTGGCACACTTAACGCGAATCTATTAGGAACTCATAATTTGTTGACTTTAGCTCATGAGCATCAACTAAAAGGGTTTTTATTTTTTAGCAGTGGTGAAGTATATGGTCAAGTTGATGATTCTCAGATACCAACTAAAGAAGATCAATATGGATATTTAGATCCCACAAATCTACGTTCATGCTATGCCGAGAGCAAAAGAATGGCAGAAACAATGTGTGTATCTTGGTTTCATCAATATGGATTACCAACCAAAATTGTCCGACCATTTCACACCTACGGATTTGGGATGAGTTTAGATGATGGCAGGGTCTATGCAGATTTTGTGGCTGATATAATTAATGATCGAGATATTCAGATCAATAGTGATGGCACAGCAACTAGAGCATTTTGTTATATTGCGGATGCGACAATTGGCTTTTTTACAGTATTGCTTAAAGGTGAAAATGGACAAGCTTATAATATTGGTAACGATCAATGTGAAATTAGTGTTTTTGATTTAGCAAATAGACTCATTAATCTATTTCCTGATAAGAATTTAAAGGTAATTAAGAATATGGTTGCTAATGATCGAGAATATCTCAGAAGTAATGTTTCCAGAAATTGTCCAGATATTACTAAAGTTGGAAATTTAGGATGGAGACCAACAACATCCATTGAAGATGGCTTTACAAGAACAATTTGCAGTTTTTTAAATTATGTTTGA